Proteins encoded by one window of Vidua chalybeata isolate OUT-0048 chromosome 8, bVidCha1 merged haplotype, whole genome shotgun sequence:
- the NPS gene encoding neuropeptide S isoform X2: MSSLCRLNLVFILWISVTLVCSAYPVGPSMSSNPFYLTCWLHGKWDSCLVLLSSCLSKVGRGEQLALGKPLLESPLHKRSFRNGVGTGIKKTSFRRAKS, encoded by the exons ATGAGCAG TCTATGCAGGTTAAACTTGGTTTTCATCCTGTGGATCTCCGTGACATTGGTGTGCTCGGCTTACCCAGTTGGCCCTTCCATG AGCTCCAACCCTTTTTATTTGACCTGCTGGCTGCATGGGAAATGGGATTcgtgcctggtgctgctgagcagctgcctcTCCAAGGTGGGCAGGGGTGAGCAGCTGGCTCTTGGGAAGCCTCTCCTGGAGTCCCCTCTCCACAAACGGTCCTTCCGCAACGGCGTCGGAACGGGAATTAAAAAAACTTCCTTCCGAAGGGCAAAGTCCTGA
- the NPS gene encoding neuropeptide S isoform X1, protein MTQSLCRLNLVFILWISVTLVCSAYPVGPSMSSNPFYLTCWLHGKWDSCLVLLSSCLSKVGRGEQLALGKPLLESPLHKRSFRNGVGTGIKKTSFRRAKS, encoded by the exons ATGACACAGAG TCTATGCAGGTTAAACTTGGTTTTCATCCTGTGGATCTCCGTGACATTGGTGTGCTCGGCTTACCCAGTTGGCCCTTCCATG AGCTCCAACCCTTTTTATTTGACCTGCTGGCTGCATGGGAAATGGGATTcgtgcctggtgctgctgagcagctgcctcTCCAAGGTGGGCAGGGGTGAGCAGCTGGCTCTTGGGAAGCCTCTCCTGGAGTCCCCTCTCCACAAACGGTCCTTCCGCAACGGCGTCGGAACGGGAATTAAAAAAACTTCCTTCCGAAGGGCAAAGTCCTGA